The Amycolatopsis jiangsuensis nucleotide sequence TCCACGACCACCTCCCGCTCGATCCCGGCCAGCCGCTGCAGCTGCTCGGCCACCACGTCCGCCTTCAGCGCGCGCTGGTACGCCGGATCGGCGTGCTGCCAGTCGCAACCGCCGCAGCCGCCCGGCGCGGCCAGCGGGCACGGCGGCGTGACCCGGTGCCCGGAGGCGGCCAGGATTTCGACCGCGTCGGCACGGCAGAACGCACCGCCCTTGTCCTCGGTCACCTCGGCGCGCACGCGTTCGCCGGGCAGGCCGTGCCGGACGAACACCACGCGACCGTCCACTCGGGACACACAGTGCCCGCCGTGCGCCACCGGGCCGATCTCCAGTTCGAGGGTGCGGCCCAGCCAGTTCTCGGTCATTCGGCGGTTTCCTTGGTCGATTCGGCGGATTTCGGGCCGGGAGCGGGCGGGCGGGGACCGGTGAACCCGACCCCACGCCGCACGTCACCGGCCGCGGGACGGGTGCGGGCCCGCCGCGCACGGGCGAGGGCACGCTGCGAGGACTCCAGCTGCCACGGCACGCTGGTCACCATCACCCCGGGCTGAAACAGCAGCCTTCCCTTGAGCCGCAAGGCACTCTGGTTGTGCAGCACCTGTTCCCACCAGCGTCCGACCACGTATTCCGGGATGAACACGGTGACCACGTTGCGCGGGTTGTCGCCCCGCACCCGCTTCACGTAGTCCAGCACCGGTTTCGTGATCTCCCGGTACGGCGATTCGACGACCTTGAGCGGCACGCGGAACTTGTGCGCCTCCCATTGCTGGGTCAGCCTGCGGGTGTCCGCGTCGTCCACGTTCACCGTGACCGCCTCGAGCACGTCCGGGCGCATCGCCTTGGCGTAGGCCAGCGCCCGCAGCGTCGGACGGTGCAGTTTGGACACCAGCACGATGGCGTGGTTGCGCGAGGGCAGCACGGTCGGCGTCTCGTCGAGCTCCTTGAGCTCCTCGGCCACCCGGTCGTAGTGCTTGCGGATCGCGGTCATCAGCACGAAGATCGCCACCATCGCCGCGATCGCGATCCACGCGCCGAGCAGGAACTTGGTGATCAGCACGATCACCAGCACGGTGCCGGTCATGGTCAGCCCGATCGCGTTCACCGTCTGCGAGCGCCGCATCCGCCGTCGCGCAGACCCATCGGTTTCCTTGCGCAGCAACCGGTTCCAGTGCCGGACCATGCCGGCCTGGCTGATCGTGAAGGACACGAACACGCCCACGATGTAGAGCTGGATCAGCCGGGTGACCTCTGCGTCGAACGCGATGATCAGCACCAGCGCGAAGATCGCCAGGAACAGGATGCCGTTGGAGAAGGCCAGCCGGTCGCCGCGGGTGTGCAGCTGCCGCGGCAGGTACCGGTCCTGGGCGAGGATCGAGCCGAGCACCGGGAACCCGTTGAACGCGGTGTTCGCGGCCAGCAGCAGGATGATGCCGGTGGAGAAGGAGATGTAGTAGAACGCCGGCGGGAAGTCGGCGAACACCGCGTGCGCGATCTGCGCCACGATCGTCTTCTGCTGATACCCCGGCGGCGCGCCTTGCAGCTGCTCGGCCGGTTTGTCCGCGAAGTTCACCTTGGTGATCACCGCGAGGGTGATGATGCCCACCAGCATGGTGACTGCGAGCACGCCCATCATCAGCAGGGTGGTCGCCGCGTTCTTCGACTTCGGCTTGCGGAAGGCCGGGACGCCGTTGCTGATCGCCTCGACCCCGGTCAGCGCCGCCGCGCCGGAGGAGAACGACCGCAG carries:
- a CDS encoding APC family permease, translating into MSKFPTVLKRLVLGRPFRSDRLAHTLLPKRIALPIFASDALSSVAYAPEEIFLTLSFAGLSAYAFAPWIGVAVALVMLTVVASYRQNVHAYPSGGGDYEVAGTNLGGRFGLTVASALLVDYVLTVAVSTSSGVANIGSAIPWVAEHKVITAIVIVAVLSALNLRGVRESGKAFAIPTYGFILGILVMVGWGLVEAATGTEMRAESADFQLHSEGSWTGIAFVFLILRSFSSGAAALTGVEAISNGVPAFRKPKSKNAATTLLMMGVLAVTMLVGIITLAVITKVNFADKPAEQLQGAPPGYQQKTIVAQIAHAVFADFPPAFYYISFSTGIILLLAANTAFNGFPVLGSILAQDRYLPRQLHTRGDRLAFSNGILFLAIFALVLIIAFDAEVTRLIQLYIVGVFVSFTISQAGMVRHWNRLLRKETDGSARRRMRRSQTVNAIGLTMTGTVLVIVLITKFLLGAWIAIAAMVAIFVLMTAIRKHYDRVAEELKELDETPTVLPSRNHAIVLVSKLHRPTLRALAYAKAMRPDVLEAVTVNVDDADTRRLTQQWEAHKFRVPLKVVESPYREITKPVLDYVKRVRGDNPRNVVTVFIPEYVVGRWWEQVLHNQSALRLKGRLLFQPGVMVTSVPWQLESSQRALARARRARTRPAAGDVRRGVGFTGPRPPAPGPKSAESTKETAE